The Pyrus communis chromosome 14, drPyrComm1.1, whole genome shotgun sequence sequence TGTACTTGTTTTCCATGTTCTTCCTTGCGCTACCATCCAGATGGCAGTCCAAGCTCAAAAACTCATTGTGATCTGAATTTGCATTCGAGTTCTGGTGGTGGTGATTTTCGTCCCCACCTTTGTTTTCCGAGCTCTCTGGATTGAACAAAAGCTTTGCATCATCAGACCGCCCCGTTAGTGCATTGAAGAAGGACAATCCATTAGGCCATTTGATGTCACTTTCCTgctctcctcctcctcgtcctcctcctcccccCATCATGTCTCCTCCCATCTGTGTTTCTGACGTATGAGGCAGCAAAAACATGTGTGTCTCGTCTTTACCAGCTTGAGGATTGTACCCAAGTCTATCAGCAGAGTTTTGAAAATTGGGTGAAGGAAGCTGCATGGTTGCTGCAGCAGATGGAAGAGGCCTTTGAGCCCAACTGAAAAGAGGCGGAGGAGGGCGGATTGGCATCGGGGACTGCATTGAGGGCAGTACTGATGATCCAGAATTGTTTCGGTTTGACGAAAAGAGTTGGGAGAGGTAGAAACCAGACTGGTAGCCTAGAGATTCAAATGTATGCCTCATTCTTAGCACAAAATGCAGGTCTTCCGGTATCTGACCACACGTTGTTCATACCCCTTTCTTAATCaacaaattaataacataaaaatacaaatatatattgaAGCGAAAAGAATACATAATCTCACAATCTTGCAGGAGCCCAACTGCAGAAGCCCATGACCAGCTTGAATTACAGCAATAGTCtggtgaaaattaaattaaactgtTTAAAAAAAC is a genomic window containing:
- the LOC137716236 gene encoding protein RICE SALT SENSITIVE 3-like, with the protein product MVGSGATDRGKEAVGMMALHEALRTICLNTDWTYSVVWTIRPRPRVRGGTGCKVGDDNGSLMLMWEDGFCRGKVSSDCLEEIDREDPVRKAFSKMSIQLYNYGEGLMGKVASDKCHKWVFKEPTECEPNISNYWQSSYDALPPEWTDQFESGIQTIAVIQAGHGLLQLGSCKIIPEDLHFVLRMRHTFESLGYQSGFYLSQLFSSNRNNSGSSVLPSMQSPMPIRPPPPLFSWAQRPLPSAAATMQLPSPNFQNSADRLGYNPQAGKDETHMFLLPHTSETQMGGDMMGGGGGRGGGEQESDIKWPNGLSFFNALTGRSDDAKLLFNPESSENKGGDENHHHQNSNANSDHNEFLSLDCHLDGSARKNMENKYKRSFTLPARMASSSSNSVDHHQHQPVGYRNAEAGMYSDVMETFLE